From Besnoitia besnoiti strain Bb-Ger1 chromosome X, whole genome shotgun sequence, one genomic window encodes:
- a CDS encoding hypothetical protein (encoded by transcript BESB_018160), with product MQITKLKLHAHQLRQQAQAPARRLRSRFDSGDDLHYIDFHQLQIENEQFAEKIAEANREVLHQKRNCAKTLQTQAQMKQALQAAVEEAKRLEAQIQDRTALLRKAKLDVQKAVKEKDASRNDNKRLHIQSRATLKVPQVLDYVADKAEEYDMQQQVKDWRRKVEVAELEAKRVRQILEGKRLPLETLNSIMNISGTQSADGLQVKESGIQLTLRALRA from the exons ATGCAGATAACGAAACTCAAACTCCACGCTCACCAGCTACGGCAGCAGGCCCAGGCGCCGGCCCGTCGCTTGCGAAGCCGTTTCGACTCGGGAGATGATCTGCACTATATCGACTTTCACCAGCTGCAGATCGAAAATGAGCAGTTTGCAGAAAAGATAGCGGAAGCGAATAGAGAAGTTCTCCACCAGAAACGCAATTGCG CAAAAACGCTGCAGACCCAGGCGCAAATGAAGCAAGCCCTGCAGGCAGCTGtcgaagaggcgaagcgctTGGAGGCGCAGATTCAGGACCGGACAGCTCTGCTAAGGAAAGCCAAGCTAGATGTGCAGAAAGCGGTgaaggagaaagacgccTCACGAAACGACAACAAGAG GTTACACATCCAATCTCGCGCCACGCTTAAGGTGCCTCAAGTACTCGATTATGTCGCTGATAAGGCGGAGGAGTACGATATGCAACAGCAAGTGAAGGACTGGAGACGAAAAGTCGAGGTCGCTGAGCTCGAGGCAAAACGCGTAAGACAGATACTTGAGGGAAAACGTTTACCTCTCGAGACACTCAACAGCATCATGAACATCTCAGGGACTCAGAGTGCAGACGGGCTTCAGGTGAAGGAGTCAGGGATTCAACTCACGCTTCGAGCTCTGCGTGCTTGA
- a CDS encoding ATP-dependent DNA helicase, RecQ family protein (encoded by transcript BESB_018170) translates to MSDEEDDIEDVGGDLESRPSLLPSASSRPSFPVDGHVKSRPRASSSSRASSPRSSFLSTSYLSCPVSAPTPPDPRLEPKPAHAKSASQPLSTAPAAHSAPRGSFSSPSSSCTPASSLYSTCSSSPSASCSFPAEDSRPPESTGEKTEWSPERSRLQRDAASHGGLGALEAAEGLTASVPSVSGGEASGKAAHAAAQDSFVSPHTDDGVAKAGARAVQELLSVCNALLSAAVNDQEERERGSSFTSPRGPSPPFPSANAEDLRVALVKAQSAVFDFWPFTNHAQPACLVDFCSLVSRYQTARAGRAAQSSASDPEDSGRHSAGSHHGSLSTSQHTCASAPPARSLILEPSNDEMEDLFAVLTSPNRSVERKKKNEGDAEEKSKSISARGGRPRGTEDGAQEMHEAAQKEVSAFSAPPAAARGRPFSNRPSTVSSGDEVKDDVRVGDDDGGDLDCSLILPPSSFCGGDAATKGEGIPTFSQEDLPLLAGRRKASKKQAAFASKTSSLPTPCASVAAPTGRADESCALLSASEPEEDSGSIASWANARRRKERQVSAYSASSPAASSRGHECGGEGSGARESDAQDPFHVAFQRMQTIFGRGARDRGDKRDMERGKKRATLVCGSTTRELVQDLPVHLRRWFGRNFPFSVKIDRINKEVFGHEDFRGLQLGAVNAIMSGRDCFLVMPTGGGKSLCFQLPAYALGGLTLVISPLLALMGDQLRSLKKLGVEAAKIDGEISKSDLLAVYDELSQPTFSLRILMVTPEFLARSEGLMSVLQGVYGRGQLSLLVIDEAHCVCQWGEDFRADYLSLGKLKKTFRDVPLLALTASASPDVFSEVKRILRIPNSVDFRMSINRPNLFLEVREKSRHTIYDVHRLLSTPPLKDEAGIIYCLSIKDCEVVASHLVALGVRAAPYHAKMAPRRRHETQAAWMARDIDVIVSTVAFGLGVDRPDVRFVFHHSVPPSLERYYQEIGRAGRDGFASRCILFYSPSDVQRVSKLLVARPKRGSGGEKGAQGRLGRLEKMVHFCEASVECRRQLLLQAFGEELRDAIASVSVADEGEEEETDASRRGAEDEGDLGLQSRAEAENQWMRKGKLCARSCDNCWKKTHLTVQYHDVTVYAQKLVLLLLAQERLCGTGYGSGLTRKQLCDAARGDMRRHASLQDKLRHNEHFGCMRGIATGDIETLIGHMVKDRWLIESVVKMKGKFASYVVLRPGEAVHSPLKGPEPLIVPNFLPSAAASRPAAQKISVRAPALSRQADDESVPLAGAEGRGSSRGRDGDGRAFSSVGANGATPQLSAASRASREAPLLRHPRKKQRFLVVPETLGQDPTSEESGESPPESSGSSLGSLQGGAGLLGDDELDDSLLELPLLSTLTPSPSAPTERSASGEADRGRAFSRSICEKLLTAAPQAAGPSSAQRVYLQKLLREDEGGRNRWKAGDQEMESRDARGGIPECGAIAHPPSASLGPSGSSTPRPPSAAAMIWKALSEDTPLDDADVFVSGAEGAGEARGRRSGMHSRCASPSPSVSADAPEVEVDCRIPPEPGAPHEAFSSSSGFGSGGGAQSAPTVPQLQQKERRTHQTTLTTFVKPKKASPPVEGDGGDRDRWRGEDRGESRERGYGATGTREDASDFVGAEVAEREPEDSKAAVVEAIRQAQIDAMRRNGVKRKLPASWLRRP, encoded by the exons ATGAGCGATGAAGAAGATGATATTGAAGACGTGGGCGGAGACCTTGAGTCCCGCCCCTCTTTGCTcccctctgcttcctctcggcCTTCTTTTCCGGTGGATGGGCACGTAAAGTCGCGTCCACGCgcatcctcgtcgtctcgcgcttcttctcctcgttcCTCCTTCCTTTCGACTTCTTACTTGTCTTGCCCAGTCTCCGCACCGACGCCGCCCGACCCCCGTCTAGAGCCGAAGCCTGCACATGCGAAATCCGCGTCTCAGCCCCTTTCCACTGCTCCTGCGGCGCACTCGGCCCCGCGAGGaagtttttcttctccgtcctcctcctgcacacctgcgtcgtctctttATTCCACGTGttcgtcctctccgtcgGCTTCCTGCTCCTTCCCCGCTGAAGACAGCCGGCCGCCGGAGTCGACAGGGGAGAAGACAGAATGGTCTCCCGAGCGTAGCCGCTtgcagagagacgctgcgAGCCATGGTGGGCTGGGGGCCttggaggctgcggagggcctGACAGCGTCAgttccctctgtctccggAGGAGAAGCCTCGGGAAAAGCGGCGCAtgctgcggcgcaggacaGCTTCGTTTCGCCGCACACAGACGATGGTGTTGCTAAGGCAGGGGCACGGGCTGTCCAGGAGCTCCTCTCTGTGTGCAATGCACTTCTCTCGGCAGCGGTCAACGACCAGGAggaaagggagagaggaagctcCTTTacctctccgcgcgggccttcgcctccgtttCCTTCTGCCAACGCAGAGGACCTAAGAGTGGCGCTGGTGAAGGCGCAGAGTGCAGTTTTCGACTTTTGGCCTTTCACGAATCATGCCCAACCCGCATGTCTCGTAGACTTCTGCTCCTTAGTTTCCAGGTATCAAACGGCGCGAgcggggagggcggcgcaaaGCTCTGCATCAGACCCTGAGGACTCAGGCCGCCATAGCGCGGGAAGTCACCATGGCAGTCTTAGCACGAGTCAGCACACGTgcgcttcagcgcctccggcgcgatCTCTCATACTCGAACCGAGCAACGACGAAATGGAGGACCTGTTTGCCGTTCTCACGTCGCCGAATCGGTCGgtagagaggaagaaaaaaaacgaaggcgacgccgaggaaaaGTCCAAAAGCATCTCGGCCAGAGGCGGGCGCCCTCGCGGGACAGAAGACGGGGCCCAGGAGATGCATGAGGCCGCTCAAAAAGAGGTTTCTGcgttctccgcgcctcctgcggccgcaAGAGGTCGCCCGTTCTCAAACAGACCCTCGACTGTGAGCAGTGGCGACGAGGTGAAAGACGACGTCCGCGTTGGCGATGATGACGGAGGAGACCTTGACTGCAGCCTGAtcctgccgccttcgtctttctgcgggggcgacgccgcgacaaAGGGGGAAGGCATTCCCACGTTTTCTCAGGAGGACCTTCCACTTCTCGCCGGCCGCAGAAAGGCGTCAAAGAAGCAAGCTGCCTTCGCTTCGAAGACCTCATCCCTCCCTACGCCTTGCGCCTCTGTGGCGGCACCCACAGGACGCGCCGACGAATcctgcgctctcctctcAGCCTCTGAACCAGAGGAAGACAGCGGAAGCATCGCATCCTGGGCGAACGCCCGGCGCAGGAAGGAGCGCCAGGTTTCGGCGtattctgcttcctcgccggcggcctcttctcgcggTCACGAatgcggcggagaaggcagcggTGCGAGGgaaagcgacgcgcaggatCCCTTCCACGTGGCGttccagcgcatgcagacgatCTTTGGCCGCGGCGCAAGAGATAGAGGAGACAAGAGAGACATGGAGCGCGGCAAGAAACGAGCTACTCTCGTGTGTGGGTCGACGACGCGGGAGCTCGTGCAAGACCTCCCCGTTCACCTCCGCAGGTGGTTCGGCCGGAATTTCCCCTTCTCTGTGAAAATCGACCGCATCAACAAAGAG GTCTTTGGGCACGAAGACTTTCGCGGGCTCCAGCTGGGCGCGGTCAATGCCATCATGAGCGGCAGGGACTGCTTCCTGGTCATGCCAACAG GCGGAGGCAAGAGTCTCTGTTTCCAGCTGCCGGCCTACGCGCTCGGAGGGCTCACTCTCGTGATTTCTCCGCTGCTGGCCTTGATGGGCGACCAGCTCCGGTCCCTCAAGAAGTTGGGCGTTGAGGCGGCCAAAATCGATGGAGAAATCTCTAAAAGCGAT CTGCTTGCGGTCTACGACGAGCTGAGTCAGCCCACCTTCTCGCTGCGCATTCTGATGGTGACCCCGGAGTTCCTCGCGCGCTCCGAAGGCCTCATGAGCGTCCTCCAGGGCGTCTACGGCCGCGGCCAGTTGAGCCTCCTGGTGATCGACGAG gcgcactGCGTGTGCCAGTGGGGCGAAGATTTTCGGGCGGACTACCTCTCTCTGGGGAAGCTTAAAAAGACCTTCCGCGACGTGCCGCTGCTGGCTCTCacggcgtccgcctcgcccgaT GTCTTCTCCGAAGTCAAGCGGATCTTGCGGATTCCGAACTCGGTTGACTTCCGCATGTCTATCAACCGGCCGAACCTGTTTCTCGAAGTTCGAGAGAAGTCTCGGCACACCATCTACGATGTTCACCGCCTGctctcgacgccgccgctgaaAGACGAAGCAGGCATCATCTACTGCCTCTCCATCAAGGACTGCGAAGTTGTCGCGTCTCACCTCGTCGCCCtgggcgtccgcgccgcaccTTACCACGCCAAAATGGCACCACGAAGGCGTCATGAG acTCAAGCGGCTTGGATGGCGAGAGACATCGACGTCATCGTCTCCACGGTTGCGttcggcctcggcgtcgaccGCCCCGAcgtccgcttcgtcttccatCATTCAGTGCCCCCCTCTCTCGAACG ATACTACCAGGAGATtgggcgcgcaggccgcgacggGTTCGCTTCGCGCTGCATTCTGTTCTACTCACCGTCGGACGTTCAGCGGGTCTCGAAGCtgctcgtcgcgcggccgAAGCGGGGCTCTGGAGGCGAGAAGGGTGCGCAGGGGAGGCTGGGACGTCTCGAAAAAATGGTGCACTTCTGCGAGGCGTCAGTCGAGTGCCGGCGTCAGCTCTTGCTGCAGGCCTTCGGCGAAGAGCTGCGAGACGCCATTGCGTCGGTCTCCgtcgcagacgaaggcgaggaggaagagacggACGCaagccggcgcggcgccgaagacgagggcgacctCGGGTTGCAGTCccgcgcggaagcagaaAACCAGTGGATGCGGAAGGGCAAGCTGTGCGCCAGGAGCTGCGACAACTGCTGGAAAAAAACACACCTGACAGTCCAG TACCACGACGTCACCGTGTACGCCCAGAAACtcgttctccttctcctcgcacAAGAGAGACTCTGTGGGACCGGCTACGGCTCCGGCCTCACGCGCAAGCAGCTCTGCGATGCGGCCCGCGGAGACATGCGCCGgcatgcgtctctgcaggacaa GCTGCGGCACAACGAACACTTTGGGTGTATGCGGGGCATCGCGACTGGCGACATCGAGACGTTGATCGG ACACATGGTGAAGGATCGCTGGCTTATCGAGTCCGTCGTCAAGATGAAGGGAAAGTTCGCGTCCTACGTCGTTCTCCG ACCAGGGGAGGCGGTGCACTCGCCGCTGAAGGGCCCCGAGCCGCTTATCGTGCCGAACTTTTtgccttccgcggctgcgtctcgtCCAGCAGCCCAGAAGATCTCTGTGCGCGCCCCGGCGTTGAGCCGGCAGGCAGACGATGAGTCTGtccctctcgcaggcgccgaaggccgcggcagctcgagaggtcgcgacggcgacggccgcgccttctcttctgtgGGTGCGAACGGGGCCACGCCGCAGCTGAGCGCTGCATCTCGGGCTAGCCGCGAGGCTCCGTTGCTGCGTCAtccgcggaagaagcagagatTTCTTGTGGTGCCTGAGACGCTCGGACAGGACCCGAcaagcgaggagagcggcgagtcCCCGCCCGAGTCGTCGGGCTCGTCCCTGGGGTCCTTGCAGGGGGGGGCAGGCCTtctcggcgacgacgagctggACGACTCCCTCCTCgagctgcctctcctctccactCTCActccctcgccgtcggcgcctaCGGAGCGAAGCGCTTCGGGGGAGGCGGACAGAggtcgcgccttctcgcgctccatTTGCGAGAAACTACTGACCGCAGCGCCCCAGGCCGCAGGCCCGTCttcggcgcagcgcgtgtACCTTCAGAAGCTTCTgcgagaggacgaaggcgggcGAAACCGCTGGAAGGCGGGCGACCAGGAAATGgagagcagagacgcgagaggaggcatTCCAGAGTGCGGGGCAATCGCGCACCCGCCTTCAGCTTCCCTGGGTCCTTCTGGTtcctcgacgccgcgcccgccctcaGCAGCAGCCATGATATGGAAGGCCCTCTCAGAGGACACGCCGCTAGACGACGCGGACGTCTTTGTCTCGGGTGCGGAGGGAGCAGGCGAGGccagagggagaagaagcggtatgcactcgcgctgcgcgtccccctcgccctctgtctcAGCGGACGCGCCAGAGGTCGAGGTGGACTGCAGAATCCCCCCGGAGCCGGGGGCGCCCCACGAGGcgttctcttcgtcttctggtTTCGGCTCTGGGGGTGGAGCCCAAAGTGCACCAACCGTCCcccagctgcagcagaaagagagacgcacCCACCAGACGACTTTGACAACGTTCGTGAAACCGAAAAAGGCTTCTCCGCCCGTCGAGGgggacggcggagacagagaccgGTGGCGAGGCGAGGACCGCGGCGAATCACGCGAGCGCGGGTACGGGGCAACAGGCACGAGGGAGGACGCGAGTGACTTTGTGGGCGCAGAAgtggcggagagagagcctGAAGACAGCAAGGCGGCGGTCGTCGAAGCCATTCGCCAGGCGCAAATCGACGCAATGAGACGCAACGGCGTCAAGCGGAAACTCCCTGCCAGCTGGCTCCGCAGGCCCTAG
- a CDS encoding hypothetical protein (encoded by transcript BESB_018180) has product MERHELNESTREEVEGLPAPIPDPLAPPLEIEASYEETAPAESSAPADSLRLPQLEDLPAPPTSLSSPQFEDLKNFFANSETLQKLPSKCLEKTQELFNEPSVRQLREELYLALPDKVKEVHAEITDAYGTGGVIKLIEIACRLSIPVVRQLAQKLVDWCRWLADHREEIASSVAGGYLAVRNIILQLQYRLMTEIMRNAQTLNLLNLEKHDVPYPFSPAASEGFGISLLETASQPPASYGFPSSGCAFESRTSTATSATSNYDDSAEGAASPSASLKSSQSEEGAQGDSQVLPQGFRLSAFVLFQFFRPEGAHTPPALASPFYTSQYPIAFPAVSVMPVNGNAHILQYSANSANLTMLSTAETTVGSYAPIQYRGIPPCVSYGPALLKDAGVSRASSADGGKSGLPHQRLGHDEVFKPRVAPRPTRKGATATSIVTSRTSESLVMFDMMPN; this is encoded by the exons ATGGAACGCCACGAGTTGAACGAGAGTACGCGGGAGGAGGTGGAGGGCCTTCCTGCGCCGATACCCGACCCGCTGGCTCCGCCCCTCGAAATTGAGGCCTCATACGAGGAGACAGCCCCGGCGGAGTCTTCGGCCCCCGCCGATAGtttgcgtctgccgcagctcgaagatcttcctgcgccgccgaccagtctctcctcgcctcaaTTCGAGGACCTGAAGAACTTCTTCGCGAACTCCGAAACGCTCCAAAAGCTGCCCAGCAAGTGCctggagaagacgcaggagcTGTTCAACGAACCCTCTGTGCGGCAACTGCGCGAAGAGCTCTACCTGGCGCTGCCTGACAAAGTGAAGGAAGTCCACGCGGAAATTACGGATGCCTACGGAACTGGAGGCGTCATCAAACTCATTGAGATCGCTTGCAGGCTCT CGATTCCCGTGGTGCGCCAGCTGGCACAGAAGCTCGTCGACTGGTGCCGGTGGCTGGCAGACCACCGCGAGGAGATTGCAAGCTCCGTGGCAGGCGGCTACCTCGCCGTCCGGAATATCATCCTGCAG CTTCAGTACCGCCTGATGACGGAGATCATGAGAAACGCGCAAACGCTGAACTTGCTCAACCTCGAGAAGCACGACGTACCGTAccccttctcgccggcggcttcGGAAGGCTTTGGCATCTCTCTTCTGGAAACCGCGAGCCAGCCGCCAGCGTCCTACGGGTTTCCCTCCTCCGGATGCGCGTTCGAGTCGCGAACTTCGACTGCAACGTCCGCCACGAGCAACTACGACGACAGTGCGGAgggcgctgcttcgccgtccgcctctcTGAAGAGCTCTCAATCTGAGGAGGGTGCGCAGGGCGACTCGCAAGTTCTCCCGCAGG GCTTCCGCCTCAGTGCCTTCGTTCTTTTCCAGTTTTTTCGGCCGGAAGGAGCGCACACCCCCCCAGCGCTGGCTTCGCCGTTCTACACGTCGCAGTACCCGATCGCCTTCCCTGCGGTCTCCGTGATGCCGGTGAACGGAAACGCTCACATTCTCCAGTATAGCGCCAACTCCGCGAACCTGACGATGCTCTCCACAGCGGAGACGACTGTGGGAAGCTACGCGCCGATTCAATACAGGGGCATCCCGCCCTGCGTCAGCTACGGCCCGGCGCTGCTGAAGGACGCGGGCGTTTCTCGGGCGAGTTCGGCGGACGGGGGCAAGAGCGGCCTCCCCCACCAGCGCCTGGGTCACGACGAAGTCTTCAAGCCCCGCGTGGCGCCCCGCCCGACGCGCAAGGGAGCCACCGCCACCAGCATCGTCACGTCGCGAACGAGCGAAAGTCTGGTGATGTTTGACATGATGCCCAACTGa
- a CDS encoding hypothetical protein (encoded by transcript BESB_018190): MEGGGSSPGGGREACKRRRHRGGDSSAAKKKRRAAVPGDARAASPRSQAPSAFPVSALSKDREEQRKARALSVPRASSSATAWSKPCASSVCRPWAAVRKAHALPAHVGRPPAFGAGEAERKKKKKRRQETKEEEPVAEASGGCPQDSRKEIDDLFADLMGGGKKGKETAKDGAKGKMAEGAKKKGKKKRRPQTFDEDMRLNQPAVRRTADGLRIYTEEELGIGKGGDTPECPFDCSCCF; encoded by the exons atggagggcggcggaagctCGCCCGGTGGAGGCCGTGAGGCCtgcaagaggaggcggcacaGAGGGGGGGAttcgagcgcggcgaagaagaaaagaagagcaGCTGTTCccggcgacgctcgcgcagcgtctcctcgctcgcagGCACCCTCAGCCTTTCCTGTCTCTGCTCTGTCGAAGGACAGAGAGGAACAAAGGAAGGCACGGGCTCTGTCTGTCCCCCgtgcgtcttcttcagcgaCCGCTTGGTCTAAGCCgtgcgcgtcctctgtgTGCAGGCCCTGGGCCGCAGTGCGTAAAGCGCATGCACTCCCGGCTCACGTGGGCAGACCTCCGGCTttcggcgcgggagaggctgagcgaaagaagaaaaagaagagacgccaGGAGACCAAAGAGGAAGAGCCTGTCGCGGAAGCGAGTGGGGGTTGCCCTCAAGACTCGCGGAAGGAGATCGACGACCTTTTCGCAGATCTCATGGGTGGAGGAAAGAAGGGCAAAGAGACTGCCAAGGACGGCGCAAAAGGAAAGATGGCAGAaggagcgaaaaaaaaagggaagaaaaagagaagaccTCAAACGTTCGACGAGGACATGAGACTCAACCAACCCGCAGTCCGACGCACGGCCGACGGCCTGCGCATCTACACAGAAGAAGAACTCGGCATAG GAAAGGGAGGAGACACTCCGGAGTGCCCATTTGACTGCTCCTGTTGTTTTTGA
- a CDS encoding RNA polymerase II accessory factor CDC73 (encoded by transcript BESB_018200), with amino-acid sequence MKGGATGRPEGETLPVAPQSSSAEAGDASPAAPASPPPLGERGEGSGFSVDPLALIHASLNKKSPSFSAPSSGSPSCHLEHVRGEEALVFPDLNCYLPAGLPSGLESRRKESFSLADIFLLLSTPKELYTYSHITQKGHRYINVLERSKIIAFFESLASSSSPSKLAAAASAVAPLGGGGAGAVVARLEEKARLPGSVFSSSLEDASVSRAQTLFVLDASRPVNLPGLLDGSRGRLLDGEEGGEDEGSLPAWGRREKNFISDERLEKVMPQTWTDVDTRQVALYAKNAVHAYDEARRRKRGEGHAGEGGEKKLKVSEQGEREDGEQEKEEKAEQRMREALASLAFARLERPLVQRCSAVQLAGFSFESILQKFREVEKERVAGRSLAVFSHLPKKDGSHPSSRMRLDGSIAARRPDASRPSGAPGCARREAETKSSRICVLEEVYAYRKRKAIILIPPVTSVGGSSSSSALLNRYNIVDLLENGQFVFPQEAKERAAREGTLGADQGRLEVRHEIRNKVFKFMLVETSYAAKFTPEQWKCVVAVVINAASASSLKLHFGGWPFRDWIDLFLSYKGVMFAYEEDAIPPEVSSLSVKVIRLSRSHRYNDAAAASDFWATLEEFLLQPRRLCLAFDRRLDAALNRDNGALKPGASSGFASSRGLGDAQRVPGASGSAYGAGAGEALHPAHQHHFAHHPHSGVGTPLHGHPGPGIPGGGYHRAQQAVHYGQR; translated from the exons ATGAAGGGAGGAGCGACAGGAAGACCGGAGGGCGAGACCTTGCCGGTCGCTCCCCAGTCGTCTTCCGCTGAggctggcgacgcgtcgcctgcggcgcccgcctctccacCCCCACttggagagcgaggcgaggggagTGGCTTTTCTGTCGACCCGCTCGCGCTGATTCACGCCAGCCTGAACAAGAAGTCTCCGTCCTTCTCTGCCCCGTCGTCTGGCTCGCCTTCGTGCCACCTGGAGCACgttcgcggcgaggaggcgctcgtcTTCCCCGATCTGAACTGCTACCTGCCAGCTGGACTCCCCTCTGGCCTCGAGAGTCGCCGCAAAGAGTCGTTCTCGCTCGCGGACATCTTTCTGCTGCTCTCCACTCCCAAGGAGCTCTACACATACAGCCACATCACGCAGAAGGGTCACAGGTACATCAACGTTTTGGAGCGCTCTAAGATCATTGCTTTCTTCGAGTCCCTCGCATCGTCCTCGTCTCCGAGcaagctcgccgccgccgcgtcggctgtcgcgcccctgggaggcggcggcgccggcgccgttgtcgcgcggctcgaggagaaggcgcgcttGCCCGGGAGTgtgttctcttcttcgctggaggacgcctctgtctcgcgcgcgcagacgctttTCGTGCTGGATGCCTCCAGGCCTGTCAATCTGCCTGGATTGCTcgacggcagccgcggcaggctgcttgacggcgaggaaggcggcgaggacgaaggctcgctgcccgcctggggccggagggagaagaacTTCATATCCGACGAGCGCCTGGAGAAGGTCATGCCGCAGACCTGGACCGACGTCGACACTCGCCAGGTCGCCTTATATGCGAAGAACGCCGTCCACGCCTACGatgaggcgaggcggaggaagcgcggcgagggtcatgcgggggaggggggtgaGAAGAAGCTGAAGGTGAGCGAGCAGGGGGAGCGGGAGGACGGAGAGCAGGAAAAGGAAGAGAAAGCCGAGCAGCGCAtgcgagaggcgctggcgtctctcgcgtttGCTCGCCTCGAACGCCCGCTGGTGCAGCGGTGCAGCGCGGTTCAGCTTGCGGGCTTTTCGTTCGAGTCGATCCTGCAGAAGTTCCGCGAAgtcgagaaggagagagtTGCAGGAAGGTCGCTGGCGGTCTTCTCGCACTTGCCAAAGAAAGACGGCTCCCATCCAAGCAGCCGAATGAGACTCGACGGCTCaatcgcggcgcgcagacccGACGCGAGCCGCCCAAGCGGAGCtccaggctgcgcgcgcagagaagccgAGACAAAGTCCTCAA GAATCTGCGTCTTGGAGGAAGTTTACGCGTACCGGAAGAGGAAAGCGATCATCCTCATTCCGCCCGTCACGTCTGTCGGgggcagcagctcctcgtctgcgcttcTGAATCGCTACAACATCGTCGACCTGCTGGAAAACGGGCAGTTCGTCTTCCCGCAGGAAGCCAAGGAACGCGCAGCCCGAG AGGGGACGCTCGGCGCAGACCAGGGTCGGCTCGAGGTGCGTCACGAGATTCGCAACAAAGTGTTCAAGTTCATGCTGGTCGAGACGAGCTACGCCGCCAAGTTCACGCCTGAGCAGTGGAAGTGTGTCGTAGCCGTCGTCATCaacgccgcctctgcgtcgtcgctcaAACTCCACTTCGGCGGCTGGCCATTCCGAGACTGGATCGACCTTTTTCTCAGTTACAA GGGCGTCATGTTCGCgtacgaagaggacgccaTTCCCCCCGAGGTGTCTAGCCTCAGCGTGAAG GTTATTCGTCTGTCGCGTTCTCATCGCTACaacgacgcggccgcagcttcgGACTTTTGGGCCACACTGGAGGAGTTCCTTCTCCAGCCGCGCCGGCTCTGTCTGGCGTTTGATCGGCGGCTCGACGCCGCTCTAAACAGAGACAACGGCGCCCTAAAGCCGGGTGCGTCCTCaggcttcgcttcctcgcgaggcctaggcgacgcgcagagggtGCCTGGAGCCTCAGGAAGCGCCtacggcgcaggcgccggggAGGCGTTGCACCCTGCGCATCAACACCACTTCGCCCACCACCCGCATTCAGGGGTAGGGACGCCCCTTCATGGGCACCCAGGCCCGGGAATCCCCGGGGGAGGGTACCACCGCGCCCAGCAGGCGGTGCACTACGGTCAGCGTTAA